The following proteins come from a genomic window of Pseudomonas syringae:
- the tspO gene encoding tryptophan-rich sensory protein TspO, translating into MTFYIFLLACCAAGATGIIFKPGAWYKSLQKPGFTPPDWAFPVAWTTIYLLLAWAGYRLTLLPGSETVLALWAAQIALNTLWTPVFFGANRIVTAMIILVVLWIVVAVMVVMAMQMDVVTGLILFPYLAWLSVAAALNFSILRHNK; encoded by the coding sequence ATGACCTTCTACATCTTCCTTCTAGCCTGCTGCGCCGCCGGAGCAACCGGCATCATCTTCAAACCTGGTGCGTGGTACAAATCGCTTCAAAAGCCCGGCTTCACGCCCCCAGACTGGGCGTTTCCAGTGGCCTGGACGACGATCTATCTGCTGCTCGCCTGGGCAGGCTATCGCTTGACCCTGCTCCCTGGCAGCGAGACCGTGCTGGCTTTGTGGGCCGCTCAAATTGCATTGAATACCTTGTGGACGCCGGTGTTCTTTGGCGCGAACCGGATCGTTACTGCGATGATCATTCTTGTTGTGCTGTGGATCGTTGTAGCCGTGATGGTAGTGATGGCAATGCAGATGGATGTTGTGACAGGGCTCATTTTATTCCCTTATCTGGCATGGCTCTCAGTGGCAGCTGCGCTGAACTTTTCCATTCTGCGTCACAACAAATGA